The Saprospiraceae bacterium genome includes a window with the following:
- a CDS encoding ribonucleoside-diphosphate reductase subunit alpha: MYMEDRLWWVNDESEQVLNRGYLLKGETIEGAIDRITTAASQRLYKPELKPAFTEMIERGWMSLSSPIWANMGTERGLPISCFNVHVPDSVEGITHKLGEVIMQTKIGGGTSGYFGELRERGSAVSDNGKSSGAVSFMRLFDTAMDTISQGGVRRGAFAAYLDIDHPDIEEFLTIKSIGSPIQNLFNGVCVPDYWMQEMIDGDRKKREIWAKLLESRQQKGLPYIFFSDNVNRNKPQVYKDLEMTIHASNLCSDIALPSSESESFICCLSSMNLELYDDWKDTEAVKMAIYFLDAVLQEFIAKTEGNHYLEAANRFAKRHRALGLGVLGWHSYLQKNMIPFEGLQAKLLTTTIFKDIQEKAEKASAELARIYGEPELLKGYGKRNTTLLAIAPTTSSSSILGQTSPGIEPFSSNYYKAGLSKGNFMRKNKYLKRLLAEKGIDNEDTWRDIMLNHGSIMHLHELTEEEKSVFKTFKEISQLEIIQQAGIRQKYIDQAQSLNLNIPASLPVKSVNQLIIDAWKLGVKTLYYQRSQSVSKELVANLVNCASCES, encoded by the coding sequence ATGTATATGGAAGACAGACTCTGGTGGGTAAATGACGAGAGCGAACAGGTATTGAATAGAGGGTATCTCCTCAAAGGAGAAACTATAGAAGGAGCTATAGACAGGATTACAACTGCCGCATCTCAAAGGCTTTACAAACCCGAATTGAAGCCCGCATTTACCGAAATGATAGAAAGAGGATGGATGAGTCTAAGTTCACCTATTTGGGCCAATATGGGCACTGAAAGAGGTTTGCCGATTTCATGCTTCAATGTACATGTCCCGGATTCTGTTGAAGGCATCACCCACAAGCTGGGCGAAGTGATCATGCAGACCAAGATTGGAGGAGGCACTTCAGGTTATTTCGGGGAGTTGCGCGAACGAGGCAGTGCGGTATCAGACAATGGTAAGAGTTCAGGAGCTGTCAGCTTTATGAGATTGTTTGATACGGCCATGGACACCATTTCTCAAGGTGGAGTTAGGCGAGGTGCATTTGCGGCCTATCTTGATATAGATCACCCGGATATCGAAGAGTTTTTGACAATAAAAAGTATCGGTAGTCCCATTCAAAATTTGTTTAATGGGGTCTGTGTTCCTGATTACTGGATGCAGGAAATGATAGATGGAGACAGGAAAAAAAGAGAAATTTGGGCAAAGCTCTTAGAAAGCAGACAGCAAAAAGGACTGCCCTACATATTCTTTTCAGATAATGTCAACAGGAATAAACCTCAGGTGTACAAAGACCTGGAAATGACAATTCACGCCAGTAACCTGTGCTCAGACATTGCCCTACCATCCAGCGAATCAGAATCATTTATATGTTGTCTTTCGTCCATGAATCTGGAACTTTATGATGATTGGAAAGATACTGAGGCTGTAAAAATGGCTATTTACTTCTTAGATGCTGTTTTACAGGAATTTATAGCAAAAACAGAAGGTAATCACTATCTTGAAGCAGCCAATCGATTTGCAAAAAGGCATAGAGCATTAGGTCTTGGAGTGTTGGGTTGGCATTCATATCTTCAGAAAAATATGATACCTTTTGAAGGCTTGCAGGCTAAATTACTCACTACTACCATTTTTAAAGATATTCAGGAGAAAGCAGAGAAGGCATCGGCTGAGTTGGCCCGGATCTATGGAGAGCCTGAACTTCTGAAGGGTTATGGAAAAAGAAATACAACGCTTTTGGCCATAGCGCCGACTACCTCATCTTCATCTATATTGGGTCAAACATCGCCTGGCATAGAGCCATTCAGCAGCAACTACTATAAAGCAGGATTATCGAAAGGTAATTTTATGAGAAAGAATAAATATCTGAAACGATTACTTGCTGAAAAGGGTATCGATAATGAGGATACCTGGCGGGATATTATGCTCAATCATGGAAGTATTATGCATCTGCATGAGTTGACAGAAGAAGAAAAATCGGTTTTCAAAACTTTCAAAGAAATCAGCCAGTTGGAAATCATCCAGCAAGCCGGAATAAGACAGAAATACATTGATCAGGCCCAAAGTTTGAATCTTAATATACCTGCGAGTCTTCCCGTCAAGAGTGTCAATCAGCTCATTATTGATGCATGGAAGTTGGGTGTCAAAACCCTTTATTACCAGCGAAGTCAGAGTGTATCAAAAGAGTTAGTGGCCAATCTGGTCAATTGTGCCAGTTGTGAGTCGTAA
- a CDS encoding transketolase: protein MKPYENLSIANDQGTLQNEEFFKENVLHDFWLCQVSREASLIGRKEVLNGRGKFGIYGDGKEVPQVAMARAFRKGDWRSGYYRDQTFMFALGISTVEQYFAQLYADTERDPFSGGRQMNNHYSTPLVDADGEWLDHTQSYNVSSDISCTAGQMARALGLAMASKKYRKLDIPSHKNFSDHGNEVSFVTIGDSSTSEGIFWETMNAAAVMRVPLLVAVWDDGYGISVPVEMQTTKGSISKALEGFLPDGNGNGIMIYTVKGWDYAELCAVFEKVAMKVREKHMPALIHVQELTQPQGHSTSGSHERYKTPSRLMWEKEHDCIKKMEEWILINGIASEEEIAALKIQAAEYAKTSKETAWNNYSTDLKLQHDFYSEIWRSIPENLKTESIKTLENEIKNMSYPAYSDLVANGRKLQFQLKRFGNYRNESLDNFVSKGRTIGAERYNTHLYSDTKYSALEVAQISPKFGIEPKLVNGFQILNSYFDQLLEFKPNIVAFGEDVGHIGDVNQGFAGLQNKHGTERVFDTGIREWSIMGQAVGGAMRGLRPIAEIQYVDYMAYAFSVLTDDLATLRYRTAGIQRAPAIVRTRGHRLEGIWHAGSPMGMILTSMQGIYLCVPRNMVQAVGFYNTLLKSDDPGIVVECLNGYRLKEKMPENLLEFTIPLGKPEVLLKGTDITLVTYGSCVRVAEKAIDILKTLNISVELIDIQTLMPFDLEGIILDSIKKTNRVVFLDEDIPGGATAFMMREVLEKWNGYKYLDSKPVTITAAPHRTPYGTDGDYFSKPNPEDVVEIIHDMIQEVRP, encoded by the coding sequence ATGAAACCTTATGAAAATTTATCAATAGCAAATGATCAGGGCACTCTGCAAAATGAAGAATTTTTCAAAGAGAATGTTTTGCATGACTTCTGGTTATGTCAGGTGAGTCGCGAAGCCAGCCTGATAGGCAGAAAAGAAGTGTTGAATGGTAGAGGTAAGTTTGGAATTTATGGTGACGGCAAGGAAGTACCTCAAGTAGCAATGGCCAGAGCTTTCCGCAAAGGTGATTGGCGCTCAGGTTATTATAGAGATCAAACATTTATGTTTGCCTTGGGGATCAGTACTGTGGAGCAATACTTTGCACAATTATATGCGGATACAGAAAGAGATCCCTTTTCTGGTGGTAGACAAATGAACAATCACTATTCCACGCCATTGGTCGATGCTGATGGAGAGTGGCTTGATCACACCCAGTCATATAATGTTTCTTCCGACATTTCCTGTACGGCCGGCCAGATGGCAAGAGCTTTAGGGCTCGCAATGGCTTCCAAGAAATACAGAAAGTTAGATATTCCTTCACATAAAAATTTTTCCGATCATGGCAATGAAGTAAGCTTTGTCACCATCGGAGACAGCTCAACTTCTGAAGGCATATTTTGGGAAACTATGAACGCTGCTGCCGTCATGAGAGTACCTCTGTTAGTTGCTGTGTGGGATGATGGATATGGTATCAGTGTACCAGTAGAGATGCAGACTACCAAAGGCTCCATATCGAAAGCCCTTGAGGGTTTTCTGCCAGATGGTAATGGGAATGGAATAATGATCTACACCGTAAAAGGATGGGATTATGCCGAACTTTGTGCTGTATTCGAAAAAGTGGCCATGAAAGTAAGAGAAAAACATATGCCTGCTTTGATTCATGTTCAGGAACTGACTCAGCCACAAGGACACTCTACCAGTGGTTCCCACGAAAGATATAAAACACCTTCGAGGCTGATGTGGGAAAAAGAACATGATTGCATCAAAAAAATGGAAGAATGGATACTAATAAATGGTATTGCTAGTGAAGAAGAAATAGCCGCATTGAAAATCCAGGCCGCTGAATACGCCAAAACATCAAAGGAAACGGCATGGAACAACTATTCAACAGATTTAAAACTGCAACATGATTTTTATTCTGAAATATGGAGATCTATTCCCGAAAATCTGAAAACAGAATCTATAAAGACTCTAGAAAATGAGATTAAAAATATGTCATATCCTGCCTATTCTGATCTGGTAGCCAATGGAAGAAAGCTGCAATTTCAGTTAAAGAGATTTGGGAATTACAGGAATGAATCGCTGGACAATTTTGTATCAAAGGGAAGAACCATCGGTGCTGAAAGATATAACACACATTTGTACAGTGACACCAAATATTCAGCTTTAGAAGTAGCACAGATATCTCCAAAATTTGGAATAGAACCAAAATTAGTTAATGGTTTTCAGATTTTAAATTCATATTTTGATCAGTTATTGGAATTCAAACCCAATATCGTAGCATTTGGAGAAGATGTTGGTCATATAGGGGACGTTAATCAGGGATTTGCAGGTCTTCAAAACAAACATGGAACCGAAAGAGTGTTTGATACGGGTATAAGAGAGTGGTCTATCATGGGGCAAGCTGTGGGAGGTGCTATGCGTGGGTTACGGCCAATAGCAGAAATTCAGTATGTGGATTATATGGCATATGCATTTTCAGTTTTGACGGATGATCTGGCTACTTTGAGATACAGAACGGCCGGAATACAAAGAGCTCCTGCCATAGTTCGTACCAGAGGTCATAGATTGGAAGGTATATGGCATGCCGGTTCACCTATGGGGATGATACTGACATCGATGCAAGGGATCTATCTATGTGTCCCGAGAAATATGGTACAAGCTGTAGGATTTTATAACACACTTTTGAAATCAGATGATCCCGGAATAGTGGTGGAATGCCTGAACGGATACAGACTCAAAGAAAAAATGCCTGAAAATTTACTTGAATTTACAATACCCTTAGGCAAACCGGAAGTCTTACTAAAAGGCACTGATATCACCTTAGTTACTTATGGGTCTTGCGTCAGGGTAGCTGAAAAAGCCATCGATATACTCAAAACATTAAACATCTCAGTGGAACTAATTGATATACAGACCTTAATGCCTTTTGATCTGGAAGGAATTATTTTGGATTCTATCAAAAAAACGAATCGGGTGGTTTTCTTAGACGAAGACATACCAGGTGGGGCTACTGCATTTATGATGAGAGAAGTTCTGGAAAAATGGAACGGATATAAATATCTTGATTCAAAACCAGTAACCATCACAGCAGCGCCACACAGGACACCATATGGAACCGATGGCGATTACTTCTCAAAGCCAAATCCTGAAGATGTTGTAGAGATCATTCATGATATGATTCAGGAGGTTCGTCCGTAA
- the uvrB gene encoding excinuclease ABC subunit UvrB, translated as MFMAFNITSHYQPTGDQPKAIQQLTEGIRNGEKFQVLLGVTGSGKTFTMANVIANFDKPVLVLTHNKTLTAQLYAELCEFFPDNAVEYFVSYYDYYQPEAYLTHSDTYIEKDLQINDQIDKLRLRATSSLLSGRRDVIIVSSVSCIYGMGNPEDYKTGIIRIATGQKISRNAFLYNLVQSLYSRTETEFKRGTFRVKGDTVDIHLPYVDYGYRIIFFGDEIEVIEQLEIESGKKITALNHAAIFPANLYVAPKDRLNMVIRDIEYELYNHELFFTNEGRYLEAQRIKERVNFDLEMIRELGYCNGIENYSRFFDGRRQDTRPFCLLDYFPDDYLMFIDESHQTLPQVRGMWGGDRARKLNLVNYGFRLPSALDNRPLSFEEFESVISQVVYVSATPGDFELEKTEGVVVEQIVRPTGLLDPPIEVRPSINQIDDLLEEIHKRIEADERVLVTTLTKRMAEELTKYLTKLNIKVRYVHSEVDTMDRVEIVRDLRLGEFDVLVGVNLLREGLDLPEVSLVAVLDADKEGFLRNARSLTQTAGRAARNSNGLVVFYADKTTQSMQLTMDETNRRRAIQIAYNLEHNITPATILKSKEDILNQKSILDIRGVKPKIYIEPDEKSNIAADPVIAYMNKDQLTTLINETESRMKKAAKDLDFITAAQLRDELLALKKKL; from the coding sequence ATCTTTATGGCATTTAATATAACGTCACACTATCAACCAACAGGAGATCAGCCTAAAGCTATCCAGCAACTTACTGAGGGCATCAGAAATGGTGAAAAATTTCAGGTTCTGTTGGGTGTAACAGGATCAGGTAAGACATTTACGATGGCTAATGTTATTGCAAATTTTGACAAACCCGTGTTGGTTTTGACACACAATAAGACTTTAACAGCCCAATTATATGCCGAACTGTGTGAATTTTTTCCTGATAATGCAGTCGAGTATTTTGTATCCTATTATGATTATTATCAGCCCGAGGCTTATTTGACGCATTCAGATACTTATATCGAAAAGGATTTACAAATCAATGATCAGATTGATAAATTGCGACTGAGAGCGACATCTTCATTATTATCCGGACGTAGAGATGTAATTATAGTGTCGTCAGTTTCCTGCATATATGGCATGGGTAATCCTGAAGACTATAAAACCGGGATCATCAGGATTGCAACCGGTCAAAAAATAAGCAGGAATGCTTTTTTATACAATTTAGTTCAAAGTCTATATTCAAGAACTGAAACAGAATTTAAAAGGGGAACATTCAGGGTGAAAGGGGATACTGTCGATATTCATCTGCCTTATGTTGATTATGGGTACAGAATCATTTTTTTTGGTGATGAAATAGAAGTTATTGAGCAATTGGAAATAGAAAGCGGGAAAAAGATTACTGCATTGAACCATGCTGCTATTTTTCCAGCTAATCTATACGTAGCACCCAAGGATAGATTGAATATGGTGATAAGAGATATTGAATATGAGCTTTACAATCATGAATTATTTTTCACAAATGAAGGTAGATATCTCGAAGCACAAAGAATAAAAGAAAGGGTTAATTTCGATCTTGAAATGATACGTGAATTAGGCTATTGTAACGGGATAGAAAATTATTCCCGATTTTTTGATGGGAGGAGGCAGGATACGAGGCCTTTCTGTCTTTTAGACTATTTTCCTGATGATTACCTTATGTTTATAGACGAAAGCCATCAAACGCTACCCCAGGTGAGAGGTATGTGGGGAGGCGACCGTGCACGAAAACTCAATTTAGTTAATTATGGATTCAGACTTCCTTCAGCATTGGACAACAGGCCTTTAAGTTTTGAAGAGTTTGAATCTGTCATCAGTCAGGTAGTTTATGTCAGCGCCACACCCGGTGATTTCGAACTGGAAAAGACAGAAGGTGTAGTAGTGGAACAAATTGTGCGACCTACCGGGCTATTGGATCCGCCAATAGAAGTAAGACCGAGCATCAACCAGATCGATGATTTGCTTGAGGAAATACATAAAAGAATTGAAGCTGATGAAAGAGTACTTGTCACAACACTTACTAAAAGAATGGCTGAAGAATTGACAAAATATCTCACTAAACTGAATATAAAAGTGAGATACGTTCATAGTGAGGTTGATACTATGGACAGAGTGGAAATTGTAAGGGACCTTAGGCTTGGCGAATTTGACGTCTTAGTAGGTGTAAATCTATTGAGAGAAGGCTTAGATCTTCCGGAGGTATCATTAGTTGCAGTTTTGGACGCTGACAAGGAAGGCTTTTTGAGAAATGCCCGCTCGCTTACCCAAACAGCAGGTAGAGCGGCCAGAAACAGTAATGGATTGGTGGTGTTTTATGCGGATAAAACCACTCAAAGTATGCAACTGACAATGGATGAAACAAACCGAAGGAGAGCCATACAGATTGCGTACAATCTCGAACATAATATTACACCTGCCACTATATTAAAAAGCAAAGAAGATATATTAAATCAAAAATCGATCCTGGATATAAGAGGTGTGAAGCCTAAGATTTATATCGAACCGGATGAGAAGTCAAATATTGCTGCAGATCCGGTGATCGCCTACATGAATAAAGATCAGCTTACAACATTGATTAATGAAACTGAATCAAGAATGAAAAAAGCTGCCAAAGACCTGGATTTTATCACCGCAGCACAACTCAGAGATGAGCTTCTGGCATTAAAAAAGAAATTGTAG